One genomic region from Leifsonia poae encodes:
- a CDS encoding PadR family transcriptional regulator, whose protein sequence is MTPVFAHGSLRLYLLSLLGESPRHGYELIQALSERFGGTYSPSAGTIYPRLAKLEEEGLVTKSTEGRKTVYAITDAGRAELAEREHELDAIEDEVTDSVRRLADEVRAGVDDAMRSLRADLASAAREAKRSPNVSEFTSTVRNARQAASASAREAEAVLNEFRQQLRTDLRSHAARGFIPDDVIPQLKLELARVRASVLESLSRR, encoded by the coding sequence ATGACCCCCGTCTTCGCCCACGGCAGCCTGAGGCTCTACCTGCTGAGCCTGCTTGGTGAGTCGCCGAGACACGGGTATGAGCTGATCCAGGCGCTCAGCGAACGGTTCGGCGGAACCTACAGCCCGAGCGCGGGCACGATCTACCCCCGGCTGGCGAAGCTCGAGGAAGAGGGGCTCGTCACCAAGTCCACCGAGGGCCGCAAGACCGTCTACGCCATCACCGACGCCGGGCGCGCTGAACTCGCAGAGCGGGAGCACGAACTCGACGCCATCGAAGATGAGGTCACCGATTCGGTCCGTCGGCTCGCCGACGAGGTCCGCGCCGGGGTCGATGACGCGATGCGCAGCCTGCGCGCCGATCTCGCCTCAGCCGCGCGCGAGGCGAAAAGGTCTCCGAATGTGAGCGAGTTCACGTCGACGGTCCGCAACGCGCGCCAGGCGGCCTCCGCCTCCGCCCGTGAGGCCGAGGCGGTGCTCAATGAGTTCCGTCAGCAGCTGCGAACCGATCTGCGTTCGCATGCCGCGCGCGGGTTCATCCCCGACGACGTGATCCCCCAGCTGAAGCTCGAGCTCGCCCGGGTGCGGGCCTCGGTTCTGGAGTCGTTGAGCCGCCGCTGA
- a CDS encoding DUF4097 family beta strand repeat-containing protein, producing MAQDKWLIQPGESKVIDLELVRSLKVGFIGGQIDVIGHDEPGARVEVHSVSGRDLKISIEGDQLEIDHPQLRWDNFIEVFKSMRSNGKADVSVLVPRDVALKFGIVSATALVSGLKTNGRLSTVSGDLVVDGLIGDIELNSVSGELSARDHIGRISAHTVSGDVTASGDIPRFTVDSVSGDVMVDITGRLDELSSNTVSGDLTVRIPDGLGARYRVNTVSGKILLDNALISSSPGKNFTGTSGRLDGSWAEVSVNSVSGNVSVVRSAVPAGAANDTAHDGAPE from the coding sequence ATGGCACAGGACAAGTGGCTGATCCAGCCCGGGGAGAGCAAAGTCATCGACCTCGAGCTGGTCCGCTCGCTCAAGGTCGGGTTCATCGGCGGGCAGATCGACGTGATCGGGCACGACGAACCCGGAGCGAGGGTGGAGGTGCACTCGGTCAGCGGGCGCGACCTCAAGATCAGTATCGAAGGCGACCAGCTCGAGATCGACCACCCGCAACTGCGGTGGGACAACTTCATCGAAGTCTTCAAATCGATGCGCAGCAACGGCAAGGCCGACGTCAGTGTGCTCGTCCCCCGGGATGTGGCCCTCAAATTCGGCATCGTGTCGGCCACCGCGCTCGTGTCGGGGCTGAAGACGAACGGCCGACTGAGCACGGTCTCCGGCGACCTGGTGGTCGACGGGCTCATCGGCGACATCGAGCTGAACTCCGTGAGCGGCGAACTCTCGGCGCGCGACCACATCGGGCGGATCTCCGCTCACACGGTGTCGGGCGATGTCACCGCGTCGGGCGACATCCCGCGGTTCACGGTGGACAGCGTCTCCGGCGATGTGATGGTCGACATCACGGGGCGGCTCGACGAGCTCTCGAGCAACACGGTCTCGGGTGACCTGACCGTGCGCATCCCCGATGGGCTGGGGGCACGCTACCGCGTGAACACGGTGTCGGGCAAGATCCTGCTCGACAACGCGCTCATCTCCTCGTCGCCCGGAAAGAACTTCACCGGTACCTCCGGCAGACTCGACGGTTCGTGGGCCGAGGTCAGCGTCAACTCGGTGTCGGGCAATGTCTCGGTCGTGCGCAGCGCGGTTCCGGCCGGCGCCGCGAACGACACCGCTCACGACGGAGCGCCCGAATGA
- a CDS encoding antibiotic biosynthesis monooxygenase — protein sequence MPPQESDRDAPQAHRLPVTVSITRRVDHTRLPEVTRWVQSGVNLANTYDGFLGSGWVRARHDSDEWHMLYRFADTATLDAWEASEDRADWLYEGRELVEVSRVERRTGIEGWFDEPQAGVPPAPPRWKQAVTIWLGFFPLSLVFTYATGYLIPGWHQLWPLATVLITTLCLTPTMTYLLLPFVTRTLQPWLRRS from the coding sequence ATGCCTCCACAAGAGTCCGATCGGGATGCGCCACAAGCGCACAGACTCCCCGTCACCGTCTCCATCACCCGCCGCGTCGACCACACCCGCCTGCCCGAAGTGACCCGCTGGGTGCAGTCGGGCGTCAACCTCGCCAATACCTATGACGGCTTCCTCGGCTCCGGCTGGGTGCGGGCCCGCCACGACTCCGACGAGTGGCACATGCTCTATCGGTTCGCCGACACGGCCACGCTCGACGCCTGGGAGGCGTCGGAAGACCGGGCCGATTGGCTCTACGAGGGGCGTGAGCTCGTCGAGGTCTCCCGTGTGGAGCGTCGCACCGGCATCGAGGGTTGGTTCGACGAACCGCAGGCGGGAGTGCCGCCCGCGCCGCCCCGCTGGAAGCAGGCGGTGACGATCTGGCTCGGCTTCTTCCCGCTTTCGCTCGTGTTCACCTACGCGACCGGTTACCTCATCCCCGGCTGGCACCAGCTCTGGCCGTTGGCGACGGTGCTGATCACCACGCTCTGTCTCACCCCGACGATGACCTATCTGCTGCTGCCGTTCGTCACCCGCACGCTGCAGCCCTGGCTCCGCCGGTCCTGA